In Roseofilum reptotaenium CS-1145, a single genomic region encodes these proteins:
- the rplJ gene encoding 50S ribosomal protein L10, producing MGRTLENKKAILAELQESLKDAQLAVVIDYKGLSVAEITDLRRQLRPTGTTCKVTKNTLMRKAVEGDEAWEPMKEFLSDASAFLLVKDDIGGAIKAYQGFQKATKKTILRGGVMEGRALSEEEIKAIGELPSKEELIAQIAGAINGVATKLAVGINQVPSSIARGLQAYVDKEGGDAGSDAA from the coding sequence ATGGGGAGAACCCTAGAAAATAAAAAGGCGATCCTCGCCGAACTTCAAGAAAGCTTGAAGGATGCCCAACTCGCTGTTGTCATTGACTACAAAGGTCTGTCTGTTGCTGAAATCACTGATTTACGGCGACAACTACGCCCAACAGGAACCACCTGTAAGGTAACCAAGAATACCCTGATGCGTAAAGCCGTAGAAGGGGATGAAGCTTGGGAACCGATGAAGGAGTTCCTTTCCGATGCTTCAGCCTTTCTGCTGGTTAAAGACGATATTGGTGGGGCAATTAAAGCCTACCAAGGCTTTCAAAAAGCCACCAAGAAAACTATTCTTCGGGGTGGGGTCATGGAAGGCCGTGCCCTCTCCGAGGAAGAAATTAAAGCCATTGGTGAGTTGCCCTCTAAAGAGGAACTCATTGCTCAAATTGCTGGGGCAATCAATGGTGTGGCGACCAAACTGGCGGTTGGAATTAATCAAGTTCCATCCTCTATTGCCCGTGGCCTTCAGGCCTACGTGGACAAAGAAGGAGGGGATGCTGGCAGTGATGCTGCTTAG
- the rplL gene encoding 50S ribosomal protein L7/L12 produces the protein MSAVTDEILEKLKTLSLLEASELVKQIEEAFGVSAAASGGMMMMAPGPNAVAPTEEAEEKTEFDVILEEVPADKKIAILKVVRALTGLGLKEAKEMVESAPKPIKEAVAKDAAEDAKKQLEEAGAKVSIK, from the coding sequence ATGTCTGCTGTTACTGACGAAATTCTGGAAAAACTGAAAACCCTTTCTCTGCTCGAAGCTTCTGAATTGGTTAAGCAAATCGAAGAAGCCTTTGGGGTGAGTGCTGCGGCGAGCGGTGGCATGATGATGATGGCTCCTGGCCCTAATGCTGTGGCTCCGACTGAGGAAGCAGAAGAGAAAACTGAATTTGATGTGATTCTCGAAGAAGTTCCTGCTGATAAGAAGATTGCCATTCTTAAAGTGGTTCGCGCCCTTACTGGCTTGGGTCTGAAGGAAGCCAAGGAAATGGTCGAATCTGCGCCTAAACCGATTAAAGAGGCAGTGGCTAAGGATGCGGCAGAAGATGCGAAGAAGCAGCTTGAGGAAGCAGGCGCTAAAGTTAGCATTAAATAG
- a CDS encoding esterase/lipase family protein — protein sequence MTTRNPVLLIHGIDDTGAVFRKMAAVLERQGWLTHALDLVPNNGKVGLDRLAEQIQGYVERTFSQDTHLDIVAFSMGGIISRYYLQRLGGLERCDRFITLSSPHHGSLMSYVRQNPGCLQMRPKSQFLQDLNRDFDQLNSVQFTSIWTPNDLMILPAKSSNVPVGKNITVPVLIHPWMLTDDRIIELVGQYLKKTGVG from the coding sequence ATGACGACTCGCAATCCAGTTTTACTCATTCATGGCATTGATGACACTGGAGCGGTGTTTAGGAAAATGGCTGCGGTGTTAGAGCGTCAAGGATGGTTGACTCATGCCCTAGATTTAGTTCCCAACAATGGCAAAGTGGGTTTAGATCGATTAGCTGAACAGATTCAAGGGTATGTAGAGCGAACGTTTAGCCAAGATACACACCTCGATATAGTTGCCTTTAGTATGGGCGGAATCATTAGCCGGTACTATTTACAGCGCTTGGGAGGGTTAGAGCGATGCGATCGCTTCATTACGTTATCGTCTCCCCATCATGGTAGCTTAATGTCCTACGTGCGACAAAATCCTGGTTGCTTGCAAATGCGCCCCAAGAGCCAGTTTTTGCAAGATTTAAACCGAGATTTCGATCAACTGAACTCCGTTCAATTTACCTCCATTTGGACACCCAACGATTTAATGATTTTGCCTGCTAAAAGTTCCAATGTTCCTGTGGGGAAAAACATCACGGTTCCTGTTCTGATTCATCCTTGGATGTTAACGGACGATCGCATCATTGAGTTAGTGGGTCAATACCTGAAGAAAACAGGAGTGGGTTAG
- a CDS encoding DUF1802 family protein, with the protein MVLSTRALKEWAIAIQALETGEIICLWRKGGIQETEKRFQVDRDWVWLYPTYEHQKPSLLKSVYAAQVKPVPSGWHPDKITISSGAKVTDVLELTEPEQIQGLFQNLFAEQIWTEDFIGDRLRWKPQKPLSLLLLRVYRLPEPAIVPYDASYGGCKSWIDLQTAISGDRLSPVLSDSIYEQRCNRIRALCAGE; encoded by the coding sequence ATGGTGTTGTCAACTCGTGCCTTAAAAGAATGGGCGATCGCCATCCAAGCCTTAGAAACGGGCGAAATCATCTGCCTTTGGCGCAAAGGAGGCATTCAAGAAACCGAAAAACGCTTTCAGGTAGATCGGGATTGGGTGTGGCTCTATCCGACTTATGAGCATCAAAAACCTTCTTTGCTCAAATCGGTCTATGCGGCTCAAGTTAAGCCGGTTCCTTCTGGATGGCATCCTGATAAAATTACCATTAGTAGTGGGGCAAAGGTTACCGATGTTTTAGAACTCACGGAACCGGAGCAAATTCAGGGATTATTTCAAAACTTGTTTGCTGAACAGATTTGGACTGAAGACTTTATTGGCGATCGCCTGCGCTGGAAACCTCAAAAACCGCTCTCTCTTCTCCTCCTAAGGGTTTATCGCTTACCAGAACCGGCGATCGTGCCCTACGATGCGAGTTATGGCGGCTGTAAATCTTGGATCGATCTACAAACTGCGATTTCTGGCGATCGGCTCTCTCCTGTTCTCAGTGATTCCATTTATGAACAACGATGTAACCGAATTCGAGCACTTTGCGCTGGGGAATAG
- a CDS encoding sensor histidine kinase, with translation MLRPASSDFIELCRSQISLLTQSLGASLSAVYLTEHHLDRSFTQLIPIAAYPDRATPWTELKPISFLPYEGYLQGLAPSLPDPLDPQLESAASQVLPQPHQLILPLVKQKMLMGFLVTQREDRQWNELEREQIQHITNTLAIACLLDQRGQWSEHRYQQQSKLQTKRHELFHNFLHQFRNPLTALRTFGKLLLKRLPAADPNRAIAENLLRESTRLQDLLQHFNQSMDSLEVSGNTLNGENLSEQRLLSASPSSVPQLPASLGEISLTLQSCAIEDILDALLPSIEAIAQEKGLGLNCQMPANLPLIEVDPTALTEVLNNLLENAIKYTPAPGTIYLQVTAHETQNQLLMAISDTGPGIPQEDLPEVFKRHYRGVQAEGEIPGTGLGLAIAKDLTEQMQGSLNVFSPAAYPPDATQGTTFVVRLPIP, from the coding sequence ATGTTAAGGCCTGCCAGTTCGGACTTTATTGAACTGTGTCGATCGCAAATCTCCTTGTTGACCCAATCGTTGGGAGCATCTTTGAGTGCAGTTTATCTGACGGAACATCATCTAGACCGGTCGTTTACCCAACTGATTCCGATCGCCGCTTACCCGGATCGGGCAACTCCTTGGACGGAGTTGAAGCCGATCTCTTTTCTTCCCTATGAGGGATACTTGCAAGGTCTTGCTCCTTCTTTACCCGATCCCCTCGATCCGCAGCTAGAATCAGCCGCATCGCAAGTACTGCCGCAACCTCATCAACTGATCCTACCGCTGGTCAAACAAAAAATGTTGATGGGGTTTTTAGTCACCCAACGGGAGGATCGGCAATGGAATGAACTCGAGCGAGAACAAATTCAACATATTACCAATACATTGGCGATCGCCTGTTTGTTGGATCAACGGGGTCAATGGTCTGAACATCGCTATCAACAACAGAGTAAGCTGCAAACGAAGCGTCATGAACTGTTCCATAATTTTCTCCATCAATTCCGTAATCCTCTAACCGCTCTGCGAACTTTTGGGAAACTGCTGCTCAAACGATTGCCTGCTGCCGATCCGAATCGGGCGATCGCCGAAAATCTTCTGCGCGAAAGTACTCGCCTCCAGGATTTGCTGCAACATTTTAACCAATCGATGGATTCTCTAGAAGTGTCGGGAAACACTCTGAATGGGGAGAATCTTTCAGAACAACGACTGTTGAGTGCAAGTCCTTCCTCTGTACCTCAACTTCCGGCTTCCCTAGGTGAGATTTCCCTCACGCTTCAATCGTGCGCCATTGAAGACATTTTAGACGCTCTTTTACCGTCTATTGAGGCGATCGCTCAAGAAAAGGGATTGGGTCTCAATTGTCAAATGCCGGCTAATTTACCGCTCATTGAAGTCGATCCCACGGCGTTGACGGAAGTTTTGAATAATCTTTTAGAAAATGCAATTAAATACACCCCCGCTCCAGGAACGATCTATCTACAGGTCACGGCTCACGAGACTCAAAATCAACTGTTGATGGCCATTAGTGATACCGGCCCAGGGATTCCCCAAGAGGATCTCCCCGAGGTGTTTAAGCGCCATTATCGAGGGGTTCAAGCTGAGGGGGAGATTCCTGGAACGGGTTTAGGTTTGGCGATCGCCAAAGATTTAACCGAACAAATGCAGGGAAGCCTAAACGTTTTTAGTCCAGCCGCCTATCCACCTGACGCGACCCAAGGCACAACGTTTGTAGTCCGTTTACCGATTCCGTAA